One segment of Platichthys flesus chromosome 15, fPlaFle2.1, whole genome shotgun sequence DNA contains the following:
- the LOC133969965 gene encoding odorant receptor 131-2-like, producing the protein MSGTAQTNITSSSRVAFRERVMMGTVTSVPCCIFLFINVTMLFTLRSKAVFCESSRYILLFNLLLADTIQMTLGQLMYILSVCNERLTYPVCGLLVMLTIFTNEVSPLTLVVMSLERYVAVCHPMRHTSIVTSTNTALAIMVVWAISSLNILVHIVLLLDFPFEDLDTLVMKDFCGVLVMFLGSMSEDYDRAFVSFVFVSAAAVITSTYIGVMVAARSASADKASARKARNTLLLHLAQLGLSLLSTIHNSVVGSIARVVTRPVLIIILNTLYVLVIMLPRCLSSLIYGLRDKTIRPVLFYHLCCGLKLKPRVSP; encoded by the coding sequence ATGTCAGGTACAGCTCAAACCAACATTACTTCTTCTTCTCGTGTGGCGTTTCGGGAGCGAGTGATGATGGGCACTGTGACCTCTGTGCCCTGctgcatcttcctcttcattaatGTCACCATGTTGTTCACCCTGAGGAGCAAAGCAGTGTTTTGTGAGTCCTCTCGTTACATCCTCCTGTTCAACCTCCTGCTGGCCGACACCATACAGATGACACTGGGCCAGTTAATgtacattttgtctgtctgtaacgAACGGCTGACGTATCCTGTGTGTGGTCTTCTGGTCATGCTCACTATTTTCACAAATGAAGTCTCCCCTCTCACTCTGGTGGTGATGTCTCTGGAGAGATATGTAGCTGTGTGCCACCCGATGCGACACACCTCCATCGTCAcctccacaaacacagcacTGGCCATCATGGTGGTTTGGGCCATTAGTTCACTGAACATTCTCGTCCACATTGTGTTGCTGTTAGATTTCCCGTTTGAAGACCTGGACACTCTGGTAATGAAAGACTTTTGTGGAGTCCTTGTCATGTTTCTTGGGTCGATGTCTGAAGATTATGACAGAGCTTTcgtttcttttgtgtttgtatcagCGGCTGCAGTGATCACGTCCACCTACATCGGTGTGATGGTGGCAGCCAGGTCAGCGTCTGCAGACAAAGCTTCAGCTCGTAAAGCTCGTaacacgctgctgctgcatctggcGCAGCTGGGCCTCAGCCTCTTATCAACTATACACAACTCTGTCGTTGGATCCATTGCAAGGGTTGTGACAAGGCCAGTACTTATAATCATCCTGAATACTTTATACGTGCTCGTCATCATGCTCCCCAGATGTCTGAGTTCTCTCATCTATGGGCTCAGAGATAAGACCATCAGACCTGTGCTCTTCTACCATCTGTGCTGTGGACTGAAACTCAAACCTCGGGTCTCACCCTGA
- the LOC133969809 gene encoding odorant receptor 131-2-like produces MLSANLSLTNVTAGDQYQSLLERLLFSTVTSVPCCIFLFINVTMLFTLRSKAVFCESSRYILLFNLLLADTMQMTLSQLMFIIVVCRTRLLYPVCGLLVMLTKLTNEVSPLTLVVMSLERYVAVCHPMRHASIVTSTNTALAIMVVWAISSLNVLVRVLLLLDFPFEDLDTLQMKDFCSDIAMLLGPVSDDYDRAFVSFVFVLAAAVITSTYIGVMVAARSASADKASARKARNTLLLHLVQLGLSLSSTVYNPILTAVSRRVKRLVFVRLQNVFYVCIFIFPRCLSSLIYGIRDQTIRPALTFYLCCRLKVLRTNTRVSAS; encoded by the coding sequence ATGTTGAGTGCAAATCTCTCTCTGACCAATGTCACAGCTGGAGACCAGTATCAGAGTTTACTGGAGAGACTGCTGTTCTCCACTGTGACCTCTGTGCCCTGctgcatcttcctcttcattaatGTCACCATGTTGTTCACCCTGAGGAGCAAAGCAGTGTTTTGTGAGTCCTCTCGTTACATCCTCCTGTTCAACCTCCTGCTGGCCGACACCATGCAGATGACACTGAGTCAGTTAATGTTTATAATCGTTGTCTGTAGAACACGGCTGTTGTATCCTGTGTGTGGTCTTCTGGTCATGCTCACTAAGCTCACAAACGAAGTCTCACCTCTCACTCTGGTGGTGATGTCTCTGGAGAGATATGTAGCTGTGTGCCACCCGATGCGACACGCCTCCATTGTCAcctccacaaacacagcacTGGCCATCATGGTGGTTTGGGCCATTAGTTCACTGAACGTCCTCGTCCGGGTTCTGTTGCTGTTAGATTTCCCGTTTGAAGACCTGGACACTCTGCAGATGAAAGACTTTTGCTCGGACATTGCTATGTTGCTCGGGCCCGTGTCTGATGATTATGACAGAGCTTTcgtttcttttgtgtttgtcttagcGGCTGCAGTGATCACGTCCACCTACATCGGTGTGATGGTGGCAGCCAGGTCAGCGTCTGCAGACAAAGCTTCAGCTCGTAAAGCTCGTaacacgctgctgctgcatctggtGCAGCTGGGCCTCAGCCTCTCCTCCACCGTCTACAACCCAATCCTCACAGCTGTTTCTAGACGTGTAAAAAGATTAGTATTTGTGCGCctgcaaaatgttttttatgtttgcatttttattttccccAGATGTCTGAGTTCTCTCATCTATGGCATCAGAGATCAGACCAtcagacctgctctcacgttttatCTCTGCTGTCGACTCAAAGTCCTTCGGACCAACACGAGGGTCTCAGCCTCGTAA